One genomic region from Streptomyces sp. NBC_01304 encodes:
- a CDS encoding DeoR/GlpR family DNA-binding transcription regulator: MYGPERQQEILRLAREGGRVDVLSLAETFQVTAETVRRDLKALDRAGLVRRVHGGAIPAGRLDFEPDLAERESTAADEKDRIAHAALAELPTGEASVILDAGSTVARVAANLPLDSALTVVTHSLPTAARLADHPGIQLHLVGGRVRQRTRAAVDAWALRAYGEIRADVLFLAANGFSAEHGLTTPDLAEAAVKRAAVAAARRVVLLADSAKHGQEHFARFGDLSAVDLLITDQGLSPEDAAAIERAGTEVVRV; the protein is encoded by the coding sequence ATGTATGGACCCGAGCGTCAGCAGGAGATCCTGCGCCTTGCCCGCGAGGGCGGCCGGGTCGACGTGCTGTCCCTCGCCGAGACCTTCCAGGTCACCGCCGAGACCGTCCGGCGCGACCTCAAGGCCCTCGACCGCGCCGGCCTCGTCCGCCGCGTGCACGGCGGGGCCATACCGGCCGGACGCCTCGACTTCGAGCCCGACCTCGCCGAGCGCGAGTCCACCGCGGCCGACGAGAAGGACCGCATCGCGCACGCCGCCCTCGCCGAACTCCCCACCGGGGAGGCCAGCGTGATCCTGGACGCCGGGTCGACCGTGGCCCGGGTCGCGGCGAACCTCCCTCTCGACTCCGCGCTCACCGTCGTCACGCACTCGCTGCCCACCGCGGCCCGCCTCGCCGACCACCCGGGCATCCAGCTCCACCTCGTCGGCGGCCGCGTCCGGCAACGTACCCGCGCCGCCGTCGACGCCTGGGCGCTGCGGGCATACGGAGAGATCCGCGCCGACGTCCTCTTCCTCGCCGCAAACGGCTTTAGTGCCGAGCACGGCCTGACCACCCCCGACCTCGCAGAGGCCGCCGTCAAGCGCGCCGCCGTCGCCGCCGCCCGCCGGGTGGTGCTGCTCGCGGACTCCGCCAAGCACGGCCAGGAGCACTTCGCGCGCTTCGGCGACCTCTCCGCCGTGGACCTGCTGATCACCGACCAGGGGCTCAGCCCCGAAGACGCGGCCGCGATCGAGCGTGCCGGTACGGAAGTTGTACGCGTATGA
- the pfkB gene encoding 1-phosphofructokinase, translating into MIVTVTPNPSLDRTYEVPSLDRGEVIRATGDRMDPGGKGVNVSRAVAAAGLSTVAVLPLGGTPGVLVAQLLDDQGIDVAAVTVAGQTRSNISVAEPDGTLTKINAAGPELSATEAELLLATVQERSVGAGWIACCGSLPRGLQASWYAELVARAHAAGARIALDTSGPALLAALTGRPDVVKPNAEELAEAVGRPLATVGDAVKAAQELRELGARAVLASLGADGQLLVDDSGTYFASARVDVVRSNVGAGDASLAGFLAAGGSGPMALASAVAHGAAAVQLPGSVMPTPGDLDTAAVSVTADVPLDRVLTEPAA; encoded by the coding sequence CTGATCGTCACGGTCACCCCGAACCCCTCCCTCGACCGCACCTACGAGGTGCCGTCGCTGGACCGCGGCGAGGTCATCCGCGCCACCGGCGACCGGATGGACCCGGGCGGCAAGGGAGTCAACGTCTCGCGGGCCGTCGCCGCCGCGGGCCTGAGCACCGTCGCCGTCCTGCCGCTCGGCGGGACCCCCGGCGTCCTGGTCGCGCAACTCCTCGACGATCAGGGCATCGACGTCGCCGCGGTCACGGTCGCCGGGCAGACCCGGTCCAACATCTCGGTCGCCGAACCGGACGGCACGCTCACGAAGATCAACGCAGCCGGGCCCGAACTGTCCGCCACCGAGGCCGAGTTGCTGCTCGCGACCGTCCAGGAGCGGTCCGTCGGGGCCGGCTGGATCGCCTGCTGCGGCAGCCTGCCGCGCGGGCTCCAGGCTTCCTGGTACGCCGAGTTGGTCGCCCGCGCCCATGCCGCGGGGGCCCGGATCGCGCTCGACACCTCGGGGCCCGCGCTGCTCGCGGCGCTCACCGGGCGGCCCGACGTGGTCAAGCCCAATGCCGAGGAGCTGGCCGAGGCGGTCGGGCGGCCGCTCGCCACGGTCGGGGACGCGGTCAAGGCGGCACAGGAGCTGCGGGAGCTGGGCGCACGGGCGGTCCTCGCCTCGCTGGGCGCGGACGGCCAGTTGCTCGTGGACGACTCGGGCACGTACTTCGCGAGCGCGCGGGTCGATGTCGTACGCAGCAACGTCGGCGCCGGTGACGCCTCGCTCGCCGGATTCCTGGCGGCCGGGGGCTCGGGCCCGATGGCCCTCGCGTCGGCCGTCGCGCACGGGGCTGCGGCGGTCCAGCTGCCCGGCAGCGTGATGCCGACGCCCGGCGACCTCGATACGGCGGCGGTCTCCGTCACGGCCGACGTGCCGCTGGATCGCGTACTCACGGAGCCTGCCGCATGA
- a CDS encoding DUF6227 family protein, with protein MSVEYETPEEHLEQLLAHALNSFELPDETLARLGTALAHDRSLRSAHHSGGLHRETYRHTFLLADGETASLWELIHRTTQDGPEQHELYTDEEAARIAAARLPFDIRADVCSAPGPDSEHGPESRPVSGCDPLDALQLIVAPAPTERVYAPANPDDSVDHARRLLRRAENPRGTDRPGEETARLLRSSLAHQITQAFGRPGAVGTAGLGFALYEHAFLLGDGSEISLWEVEHTATPDGRHMCEVYLTEEAARTAMERRADG; from the coding sequence TTGAGCGTTGAGTACGAGACACCCGAGGAGCACCTCGAGCAGCTCCTCGCGCACGCCCTGAACTCCTTCGAGTTGCCCGACGAGACACTGGCCCGCCTCGGGACGGCGCTCGCGCACGACCGTTCGCTGCGCTCCGCGCACCACAGCGGAGGGCTGCACCGGGAGACGTACCGGCATACGTTCCTGCTCGCGGACGGCGAGACGGCGAGCCTGTGGGAGCTCATCCACCGCACGACGCAGGACGGGCCCGAGCAGCACGAGCTCTACACGGACGAGGAAGCGGCCCGCATCGCCGCCGCCCGGCTGCCCTTCGACATCCGCGCGGACGTGTGCTCAGCGCCCGGGCCCGACTCCGAACACGGGCCGGAATCACGCCCGGTCTCGGGCTGCGACCCGCTGGACGCCCTGCAGTTGATCGTCGCCCCCGCACCGACCGAGAGGGTGTACGCACCGGCCAACCCCGACGACTCCGTGGACCACGCCCGCCGCCTGCTGCGCCGCGCGGAGAACCCGCGAGGCACGGACCGGCCCGGCGAGGAAACCGCACGCCTGCTGCGCTCATCGCTCGCCCATCAGATAACGCAGGCCTTCGGCCGGCCCGGCGCCGTGGGCACCGCGGGGCTCGGCTTCGCGCTGTACGAGCACGCGTTCCTGCTCGGCGACGGCAGCGAGATCAGCCTCTGGGAGGTCGAGCACACGGCGACACCGGACGGCCGCCACATGTGCGAGGTCTACCTCACCGAGGAAGCGGCGCGCACGGCCATGGAGCGCCGCGCGGACGGCTGA
- a CDS encoding P1 family peptidase, whose translation MDLDKSDLGKPMDSLTDVAGIRVGHASRSGDGWLTGTTVVLAPEGGAVAAVDVRGGGPGTRETDALDPRNLVQRVEAIVLTGGSAYGLDAATGVMNWLEEQGRGFPVGGPGQVVPVVPAACVFDLGRGGDWRARPDAALGREAAQQASTEVAQGNVGAGTGAVAGGMKGGVGTASVQVGAGFTVSALVVVNAVGAVADPNTGVLYGRHFDSEAGPVTYPDPDIHARAQAQLAEARAESTRRQAEATGVPAGPGSGTPAPPPLNTTLAVIATDAGLTRAQAQKLAGTAHDGLARAVRPVHLLHDGDTVFALATGEKPLPDDPFPAMLAANEILAAGADVLTRAIVRAVEAAEPVDGPGGTFPSYRQLYGA comes from the coding sequence ATGGACCTCGACAAGTCGGATCTCGGCAAGCCCATGGACTCCCTGACCGATGTGGCCGGCATCCGGGTCGGACACGCTTCCCGCTCCGGCGACGGCTGGCTGACCGGCACGACCGTCGTACTCGCGCCCGAGGGCGGCGCGGTGGCCGCCGTGGACGTACGCGGCGGCGGACCCGGGACCCGCGAGACCGACGCGCTCGACCCGCGCAACCTGGTCCAGCGCGTCGAGGCGATCGTCCTGACCGGAGGCAGCGCGTACGGCCTCGATGCCGCGACGGGCGTCATGAACTGGCTCGAGGAGCAGGGCCGCGGCTTCCCCGTGGGCGGCCCCGGCCAGGTCGTCCCCGTCGTCCCCGCCGCCTGCGTCTTCGACCTGGGCCGGGGCGGCGACTGGCGGGCCCGCCCGGATGCCGCGCTCGGCCGGGAGGCGGCTCAGCAGGCGTCGACCGAGGTGGCGCAGGGCAATGTCGGCGCGGGCACCGGCGCGGTCGCGGGCGGCATGAAGGGCGGCGTCGGCACGGCGAGCGTCCAGGTCGGGGCCGGTTTCACGGTGAGCGCGCTCGTGGTGGTCAACGCGGTCGGGGCGGTGGCCGACCCGAACACCGGCGTGCTCTACGGGCGCCACTTCGACAGCGAGGCGGGCCCGGTGACGTACCCGGACCCCGACATCCACGCCCGCGCCCAGGCCCAACTCGCCGAAGCCCGCGCCGAGTCCACGCGCCGCCAGGCCGAGGCCACCGGCGTCCCGGCCGGCCCCGGGAGCGGCACCCCCGCACCCCCGCCCCTCAACACCACGCTCGCCGTCATCGCCACCGACGCCGGACTCACCCGCGCCCAGGCCCAGAAGCTCGCCGGCACCGCGCACGACGGGCTGGCCCGCGCCGTCCGTCCCGTGCACCTGCTGCACGACGGCGACACGGTCTTCGCCCTCGCGACCGGCGAAAAGCCGCTGCCGGACGATCCGTTCCCCGCCATGCTCGCGGCCAACGAGATCCTCGCGGCGGGCGCAGACGTGCTGACCAGGGCCATCGTGCGGGCCGTCGAGGCGGCCGAGCCGGTGGACGGTCCGGGCGGAACCTTCCCCTCGTACCGACAGCTCTACGGCGCCTGA
- a CDS encoding low temperature requirement protein A translates to MTTPPAHPLRPMAARSRDEGHRAATPLELFFDLCFVVAVAQAGVQLVHAVAEGHAGEGVLNYAMVFFAIWWAWMNFTWFASAYDNDDALYRVVTLVQIAGVLILAAGVSKAFQDHDFVVVWLGYLVMRLALIAQWLRAARASSGAERRMALRYAGGLALCQIGWVGLVALPEGARGWLFLVMVIAEMCVPAYAEKDRQTTWHPHHIAERYGLFTIIVLGETIAAATVAVKSGIDEHDALGELLPIAAGGLLIVFAAWWIYFVVPIHGHLSSNRQGFLWGYGHYLIFASAAAIGAGLEVAVEEAVHKAHISTLAASAAVTVPTAVYLLTVWALHSRHFKVGLAQQLVLPVSALAILGCTFAGRWAVLAAGLVAASTVATGTTLTARMARSERQLA, encoded by the coding sequence ATGACGACCCCACCAGCGCACCCCCTGCGACCGATGGCCGCCCGCAGTCGCGATGAGGGACATCGTGCTGCCACTCCGCTCGAGCTCTTCTTCGACCTCTGCTTCGTGGTGGCGGTCGCGCAGGCGGGGGTGCAGTTGGTGCACGCCGTCGCCGAGGGGCATGCGGGGGAAGGCGTGCTCAACTACGCGATGGTGTTCTTCGCCATCTGGTGGGCCTGGATGAACTTCACCTGGTTCGCGTCGGCGTACGACAACGACGACGCGCTGTACCGGGTGGTTACCCTCGTCCAGATCGCGGGCGTGCTGATCCTCGCCGCCGGGGTGTCCAAGGCGTTCCAGGACCACGACTTCGTGGTGGTGTGGCTCGGGTATCTGGTGATGCGGCTCGCGCTGATCGCCCAGTGGCTGCGCGCCGCCCGCGCGTCGAGCGGCGCCGAGCGGCGGATGGCACTGCGGTACGCGGGCGGGTTGGCGCTCTGCCAGATCGGCTGGGTGGGGCTGGTCGCGCTGCCGGAGGGGGCCAGGGGCTGGCTGTTCCTGGTCATGGTGATCGCCGAGATGTGCGTACCCGCGTACGCCGAGAAGGACCGGCAGACGACCTGGCATCCGCATCACATCGCCGAGCGGTACGGCCTGTTCACCATCATCGTGCTCGGCGAGACGATCGCGGCGGCCACCGTCGCCGTGAAGTCGGGGATCGACGAGCACGACGCGCTCGGCGAGCTGCTGCCGATCGCCGCGGGCGGGCTGCTCATCGTGTTCGCCGCGTGGTGGATCTACTTCGTCGTGCCCATCCACGGGCATCTGAGCTCCAACCGGCAGGGTTTCCTGTGGGGTTACGGCCACTACTTGATCTTCGCCTCGGCCGCGGCGATCGGCGCGGGCCTGGAGGTGGCCGTCGAGGAGGCCGTGCACAAGGCGCACATCTCCACGCTCGCCGCGTCCGCCGCGGTGACGGTGCCGACGGCGGTGTACCTGCTGACCGTGTGGGCGCTGCACTCGCGTCACTTCAAGGTGGGGCTCGCCCAGCAACTCGTGCTGCCGGTGAGCGCGTTGGCGATTCTTGGCTGTACGTTCGCGGGCCGCTGGGCGGTGCTCGCCGCGGGCCTCGTGGCTGCCTCGACGGTCGCCACAGGCACGACCTTGACGGCCCGGATGGCCCGTTCGGAGCGTCAACTCGCGTGA
- a CDS encoding sirohydrochlorin chelatase gives MPSSPTLVLAVHGSAVPAAAATVGRLCDAVEAMSGVRPVVGHLDIQRPSLGQALDHLAQAARERAVVVPLLLGNGFHRTIDIPALVAKPRPLPVSLTAGLAGEQDIALALYGRLREAESLAGGGRADAVVVASAGSSRDGGNDGARTAVAQLHTLLEAERGTVPVLPAYCSAAEPTVPDTVQRLRDAGYRRVAVATHLLAPGRFTRALAGVGAWAVAEPLADHPRVARVVLRRYEAAVRSEVRVVGVAG, from the coding sequence ATGCCCTCCTCCCCCACCTTGGTTCTCGCTGTGCACGGCAGTGCCGTGCCCGCGGCCGCCGCCACCGTCGGGCGGCTCTGCGACGCCGTCGAGGCGATGTCCGGTGTACGCCCCGTGGTGGGGCACCTCGACATCCAGCGGCCCTCCCTCGGGCAGGCGCTCGACCATCTCGCGCAGGCCGCGCGGGAGCGGGCCGTCGTGGTGCCGCTGCTGCTCGGGAACGGGTTCCACCGGACCATCGACATTCCGGCGCTCGTCGCGAAGCCGCGGCCGCTGCCGGTCTCGCTCACGGCCGGGCTCGCCGGGGAGCAGGACATCGCGCTGGCCCTGTACGGGCGGTTGCGGGAGGCGGAGAGCCTGGCCGGCGGGGGGCGGGCGGATGCGGTCGTGGTGGCCTCGGCCGGGTCGTCGCGCGACGGGGGGAACGACGGGGCTCGCACTGCTGTGGCGCAGCTGCATACGCTCCTTGAGGCGGAGCGGGGCACTGTGCCGGTGCTGCCCGCCTATTGCTCGGCTGCCGAGCCGACCGTGCCGGATACGGTGCAGCGGCTGCGGGATGCGGGGTATCGGCGGGTTGCCGTGGCCACGCATCTGCTGGCGCCGGGGCGGTTTACGCGTGCGCTGGCGGGGGTTGGGGCCTGGGCCGTTGCCGAGCCTCTTGCGGATCATCCGCGGGTTGCCCGGGTGGTGCTTCGGCGGTACGAGGCCGCGGTGCGTTCCGAGGTGCGGGTCGTGGGGGTTGCGGGCTGA
- the nirB gene encoding nitrite reductase large subunit NirB, with amino-acid sequence MAQTLVLIGHGMVGQHFLEVLAERGALAGPGGGPGWHVTVLAEEDRVAYDRVHLSSAFTGATGDELSLTDDEFIQAHGIDLRLGDPAEHIDPIARTVTTTSGNVVSYDALVLATGSFPFVPPIEGADAPGCFTYRTLYDVEALTAYADGKRTGVVVGGGLLGLEAAGALRTLGLQTHVVEFAPRLMPLQVDDGGAAALRATIEQMGVAVHTGVGASSVETDGDGSARGLRLSNGEEINADVVVFSAGVRPRDRLAREAGLAVGDRGGVVVDEHCRTTDAYVYAIGECAQTADGRVYGLVAPGYQMAEAAASALAGDGSKVFNGADTSTKLKLMGADVASFGDPFAKEGKDGAVSVVFSDSRDGVYKKLLLGPDGSLLGGILVGDAEAYGSLKPHTGKQLPAPAEAYVGPATAADIPGADALPDDAVVCSCHNVTKGAVTSAIAAEGLTDIGGIKKCTKAGTGCGGCVGTLQAVLDAELSAAGIEKAKGLCEHFELSRSEIYDVVRTEHIRSFTELLEKYGKGYGCAVCKPVVGNVLGTLAPELGLTHILDGEQASLQDSNDLYLANLQKDGTYSVVPRIPGGEISPEALIVIGEVARDYGLYTKITGGQRIDLFGARAEQLPEIWQRLVDAGMESGHAYGKSLRTVKSCVGSKFCRFGQGDSVQLAIDIELRYRGLRSPHKVKGGVSGCLRECAEARGKDIGVIATANGWNLYVCGNGGTQPRHADLLAADLDAAGLFRLMDRFLMYYVRTAERLERTSAWLERIDGGLDHLKAVLIEDSLGICAELEAQMDRHVAAYQDEWAAVLADPAKLARFKPFTSAPEDGVSFTDAIESAVGDLEPGRGRVAVRPDGTEAALFKDAEGEVYAVGNRDPFSGAGVIANGIMGSVGDIPVVASPMHKQVFDLRTGVCLDDPEVALPVHKA; translated from the coding sequence ATGGCACAGACCCTGGTGCTCATCGGCCACGGCATGGTGGGCCAGCACTTCCTCGAGGTGCTTGCGGAACGCGGCGCGCTCGCGGGCCCGGGCGGCGGACCCGGCTGGCACGTCACGGTGCTCGCCGAGGAGGACCGCGTCGCCTACGACCGCGTGCACCTGTCCTCCGCCTTCACCGGCGCGACGGGCGACGAACTCTCCCTCACCGACGACGAGTTCATCCAGGCGCACGGCATCGACCTGCGCCTCGGCGACCCGGCCGAGCACATCGACCCGATCGCACGCACGGTGACCACGACCTCGGGCAACGTCGTCTCGTACGACGCCCTGGTCCTCGCCACGGGCTCCTTCCCGTTCGTCCCGCCGATCGAGGGCGCCGACGCCCCCGGCTGCTTCACCTACCGCACCCTCTACGACGTCGAGGCCCTCACCGCCTACGCCGACGGCAAGCGCACCGGCGTCGTCGTCGGCGGCGGACTGCTCGGCCTGGAGGCCGCGGGCGCGCTGCGCACCCTCGGCCTGCAGACGCACGTCGTCGAGTTCGCGCCCCGTCTGATGCCGCTGCAGGTCGACGACGGCGGCGCCGCCGCGCTGCGCGCCACCATCGAGCAGATGGGCGTCGCGGTGCACACCGGCGTCGGCGCGAGCAGCGTCGAGACGGACGGTGACGGCAGCGCGCGGGGCCTGCGGCTCAGCAACGGCGAAGAGATCAACGCCGACGTCGTCGTCTTCTCCGCGGGCGTCCGCCCCCGCGACCGCCTCGCCCGCGAGGCCGGTCTCGCGGTCGGCGACCGCGGCGGTGTGGTCGTCGACGAGCACTGCCGCACCACGGACGCGTACGTGTACGCGATCGGCGAGTGCGCCCAGACCGCCGACGGCCGGGTCTACGGCCTGGTCGCGCCCGGCTACCAGATGGCGGAGGCCGCGGCGAGCGCGCTGGCGGGCGACGGCAGCAAGGTCTTCAACGGCGCCGACACCTCCACCAAGCTCAAGCTGATGGGCGCCGACGTGGCGTCCTTCGGCGACCCCTTCGCCAAGGAGGGCAAGGACGGCGCGGTCTCCGTCGTCTTCTCCGATTCCCGCGACGGCGTCTACAAGAAGCTTCTGCTCGGCCCCGACGGCTCGCTGCTCGGCGGCATCCTGGTCGGCGACGCCGAGGCCTACGGCTCCCTGAAGCCGCACACCGGCAAGCAGCTCCCGGCCCCCGCCGAGGCCTATGTCGGCCCGGCCACCGCCGCCGACATCCCGGGCGCGGACGCGCTGCCGGACGACGCGGTCGTCTGCTCCTGCCACAACGTGACCAAGGGTGCGGTCACTTCGGCGATCGCCGCCGAGGGCCTCACCGACATCGGTGGCATCAAGAAGTGCACCAAGGCCGGTACGGGCTGCGGCGGTTGCGTCGGCACCCTGCAGGCCGTCCTCGACGCCGAGCTCTCCGCGGCCGGCATCGAGAAGGCCAAGGGCCTGTGCGAGCACTTCGAGCTGTCCCGCTCCGAGATCTACGACGTCGTACGCACCGAGCACATCCGGTCCTTCACCGAGCTCCTGGAGAAGTACGGCAAGGGCTACGGCTGCGCGGTCTGCAAGCCCGTCGTCGGCAACGTACTGGGCACCCTGGCCCCGGAGTTGGGCCTGACCCACATCCTCGACGGCGAGCAGGCCTCCCTCCAGGACTCCAACGACCTCTACCTCGCCAACCTCCAGAAGGACGGCACCTACTCGGTCGTCCCGCGCATCCCCGGCGGCGAGATCTCTCCCGAAGCGCTCATCGTCATCGGCGAGGTCGCCCGTGACTACGGCCTCTACACGAAGATCACCGGCGGTCAGCGCATCGACCTCTTCGGCGCCCGTGCCGAGCAACTCCCCGAGATCTGGCAGCGGTTGGTGGACGCCGGCATGGAGTCCGGTCACGCCTACGGCAAGTCCCTTCGTACGGTGAAGTCCTGCGTCGGCTCCAAGTTCTGCCGCTTCGGCCAGGGCGACTCGGTCCAGCTCGCCATCGACATCGAGCTCCGCTACCGGGGGCTCAGGTCGCCCCACAAGGTCAAGGGCGGCGTCTCCGGCTGCCTGCGCGAGTGCGCGGAGGCCCGCGGCAAGGACATCGGCGTCATCGCCACCGCCAACGGCTGGAACCTGTACGTCTGCGGCAACGGCGGCACCCAGCCCCGCCACGCCGACCTGCTCGCCGCCGACCTCGACGCGGCCGGCCTGTTCCGCCTGATGGACCGCTTCCTCATGTACTACGTGCGCACCGCCGAGCGCCTGGAGCGCACGTCGGCGTGGCTGGAGCGCATCGACGGCGGCCTCGACCACCTCAAGGCCGTCCTCATCGAGGACTCCCTCGGCATCTGCGCCGAGCTCGAGGCCCAGATGGACCGCCACGTCGCCGCCTACCAGGACGAGTGGGCCGCCGTGCTCGCCGACCCGGCGAAGCTGGCCCGCTTCAAGCCCTTCACCTCCGCGCCCGAGGACGGGGTCTCGTTCACGGATGCCATCGAGAGCGCTGTCGGTGACCTGGAGCCGGGCCGCGGCCGCGTCGCCGTGCGGCCCGACGGCACCGAGGCGGCCCTGTTCAAGGACGCCGAGGGCGAGGTGTACGCCGTCGGCAACCGGGACCCGTTCTCCGGCGCCGGCGTGATCGCCAACGGCATCATGGGCTCGGTCGGCGACATCCCGGTCGTCGCGTCCCCGATGCACAAGCAGGTCTTCGACCTGCGCACCGGCGTCTGCCTGGACGACCCCGAGGTCGCGCTGCCGGTCCACAAGGCCTGA
- a CDS encoding MFS transporter: MSPAVQEAAAATQPSYDPEQYRPGRTITDWEPENELFWKSTGKRVATRNLWIAVPALLVAFVVWQVWSVTATNLKDVGFALSDSQLFWLTAIPGITGGTARIFYTFLGPKIGQRTFTALSTVVLIVPLLWLGFAIQDTSTSFATLGMIAALCGIGGANFSSSLANIGFFFPKAQKGNATGINGGLGNLGVSVVQLLTPIVITSSVIAIGSGQHNAKTGKDVYLQNAAFLWVPILIVLAAIAWFGQNNLKTASTSFSQQKIIFKRKHNWLMTWLYVGTFGSFIGFAAAFPMLIKTTFPAYSVATFAWMGPALGALARWAGGWIADKLGGARVTILSFVGMGASIIGVINFLPSGGNGGNFAGFFACFLAAFFFSGIGNGSTFRQIPVIFRNQHLKGLTEGTPEFAKALKQTEMEAGAVTGFTAAIAAYGFFFIPALFANFAVTSAMWGFVGFYVSCIVVCWWFYARKGAESPS; the protein is encoded by the coding sequence ATGAGTCCTGCCGTCCAAGAAGCAGCCGCGGCCACCCAGCCGTCGTACGACCCGGAGCAGTACCGTCCGGGCCGCACCATCACCGACTGGGAGCCGGAGAACGAGCTCTTCTGGAAGTCCACCGGCAAGCGGGTCGCCACCCGCAACCTGTGGATAGCCGTCCCCGCGCTGCTCGTCGCCTTCGTGGTGTGGCAGGTGTGGAGCGTCACCGCAACGAACCTCAAGGACGTCGGCTTCGCGCTCAGCGACTCGCAGCTGTTCTGGCTGACGGCCATCCCGGGTATCACCGGCGGTACGGCCCGGATCTTCTACACCTTCCTCGGCCCGAAGATCGGCCAGCGCACCTTCACCGCCCTGTCCACGGTGGTGCTGATCGTCCCGCTGCTCTGGCTGGGCTTCGCGATCCAGGACACCTCGACGTCCTTCGCCACCCTGGGCATGATCGCGGCGCTGTGCGGCATCGGCGGCGCCAACTTCTCCTCGTCGCTCGCCAACATCGGCTTCTTCTTCCCGAAGGCCCAGAAGGGCAACGCGACCGGCATCAACGGCGGCCTCGGCAACCTCGGCGTCTCCGTCGTCCAGCTCCTCACCCCGATCGTCATCACCAGCTCGGTGATCGCCATCGGCTCGGGCCAGCACAACGCCAAGACCGGCAAGGACGTCTACCTCCAGAACGCCGCGTTCCTGTGGGTCCCGATCCTGATCGTCCTGGCCGCGATCGCGTGGTTCGGCCAGAACAACCTGAAGACCGCCTCCACCTCCTTCAGCCAGCAGAAGATCATCTTCAAGCGCAAGCACAACTGGCTGATGACCTGGCTGTACGTCGGCACCTTCGGCTCGTTCATCGGCTTCGCCGCGGCCTTCCCGATGCTGATCAAGACCACGTTCCCCGCGTACTCGGTCGCGACCTTCGCCTGGATGGGCCCGGCCCTCGGCGCCCTGGCCCGCTGGGCCGGCGGCTGGATCGCGGACAAGCTGGGCGGCGCCCGCGTCACCATCCTGTCCTTCGTGGGCATGGGTGCCTCGATCATCGGCGTGATCAACTTCCTGCCCAGCGGCGGCAACGGCGGCAACTTCGCCGGCTTCTTCGCCTGCTTCCTCGCGGCGTTCTTCTTCTCCGGCATCGGCAACGGCTCCACGTTCCGCCAGATCCCGGTGATCTTCCGCAACCAGCACCTGAAGGGTCTGACGGAGGGCACGCCCGAGTTCGCGAAGGCGCTCAAGCAGACCGAGATGGAGGCGGGCGCCGTCACCGGCTTCACCGCGGCCATCGCCGCCTACGGCTTCTTCTTCATCCCGGCGCTGTTCGCCAACTTCGCGGTGACCAGCGCGATGTGGGGCTTCGTCGGCTTCTACGTCTCCTGCATCGTCGTCTGCTGGTGGTTCTACGCCCGCAAGGGCGCGGAGTCGCCCTCCTAG